A portion of the Candidatus Pristimantibacillus lignocellulolyticus genome contains these proteins:
- a CDS encoding amylo-alpha-1,6-glucosidase, whose amino-acid sequence MNNHVIKEGSIFLLCNEQGDIVPESDTGHGLYLKDTRFLSNYKLYINKKSPQLLGSRSNKSYLLSTTLMEESKDRGAIEVIRETIIYDGVLYERLSVTNYYLDSNEVEISLSFDADFQDMFIVRKYREGKVGHTLDPIVEKGAIAFRYVGIDEIKRTTYVTWDYEATISEDNKELSFQLELSPGQTKYINVNVVPLIGEKALPTLHTYTVALQELEESYSQWQKSNTTIESSNEHYNKLYDRSLQDLRMLMDDIGEGTFPVAGLPWFAASFGRDSIITSLFMLPLQPAHAIGTLRTLAAYQGTKYDAWCDEEPGKISHEIRFGELANSNQAPFSPYYGGVDSTPLFLILIVEYVRWSGDTSIVHELQTNIDAALDWIDTRSSTNDAHFLTYHQEASEGFPNQGWKDSSNSIIHENGQYAKSPIALVEVQGYIYAAKQGLADIYESMGETDRAKQLYAEAKRLKQQFQDRYWMEEHGFYCIALDENLEQVKSITSNPGHLLMTDIVDEQYRQIVATRLLEHDMFSGYGIRTMSNKASGYYPLSYHNGSVWPHDNGMILLGLLRNRYADDAMKVVSGIIKVSTQFDGYRLPELFCGYDLTETDKVIPYPTTCSPQAWAGATAFVMLQAMLGLIPNVLAGKIFISPCLPVELEYLTVHNLCIGRGTLSFTLKRDTNLAAKINIEIISNTTELEIEIQS is encoded by the coding sequence ATGAATAATCATGTTATAAAAGAAGGATCTATTTTCTTATTGTGCAACGAGCAAGGGGATATTGTTCCAGAATCGGATACAGGACATGGTCTTTATCTGAAAGATACTCGATTTTTGAGCAATTATAAACTTTACATTAATAAAAAATCTCCTCAATTACTAGGGAGTCGTTCTAATAAAAGTTATCTTCTTTCCACGACTTTAATGGAAGAAAGTAAAGACCGTGGAGCGATTGAGGTCATTAGAGAAACCATTATTTATGACGGTGTATTATATGAACGGTTATCAGTTACTAATTATTATCTAGACAGTAATGAGGTTGAAATATCACTTTCTTTTGATGCTGATTTTCAAGATATGTTTATCGTTCGCAAATATCGTGAGGGAAAAGTAGGTCATACTTTAGATCCTATTGTTGAGAAGGGTGCTATTGCATTCCGCTATGTAGGCATCGATGAAATTAAGCGCACAACATACGTGACTTGGGATTATGAAGCAACGATTTCGGAAGATAATAAAGAGTTAAGTTTTCAATTAGAATTGTCACCCGGGCAAACTAAATATATAAATGTAAATGTTGTTCCTCTTATCGGTGAAAAAGCTTTACCTACATTGCATACCTACACCGTAGCTTTGCAGGAATTAGAAGAAAGCTATTCGCAATGGCAGAAAAGTAATACGACTATAGAATCTTCTAATGAGCATTATAACAAGCTTTATGATCGAAGCTTACAGGATTTACGTATGCTTATGGATGATATTGGTGAGGGAACTTTTCCGGTAGCAGGTTTGCCGTGGTTTGCAGCGTCGTTTGGTCGCGATAGCATCATCACTTCTTTATTTATGCTACCACTGCAGCCAGCACATGCTATTGGGACATTGCGCACACTCGCAGCATATCAAGGAACTAAATATGATGCATGGTGTGATGAAGAGCCAGGTAAAATTTCTCACGAAATTCGCTTTGGAGAACTGGCTAATTCCAATCAAGCACCTTTCTCTCCTTATTATGGTGGAGTAGATTCCACACCGCTTTTCTTAATATTAATTGTGGAATATGTAAGATGGAGTGGAGATACATCGATTGTACATGAACTACAAACAAATATTGATGCTGCATTGGATTGGATTGATACACGTTCGTCAACTAATGATGCCCATTTTTTGACCTATCATCAAGAAGCGAGTGAAGGATTTCCAAACCAAGGGTGGAAGGATTCCAGCAATTCAATTATTCATGAGAACGGTCAATATGCAAAATCACCAATTGCACTAGTAGAGGTACAAGGTTATATATATGCTGCTAAGCAAGGATTAGCGGATATATATGAATCAATGGGTGAAACTGATCGTGCAAAGCAACTTTATGCTGAGGCAAAAAGGCTAAAGCAACAGTTTCAAGATCGTTATTGGATGGAAGAACACGGTTTCTATTGCATCGCTCTTGATGAAAATTTGGAGCAGGTGAAATCCATTACTTCAAACCCCGGTCATCTATTAATGACCGATATTGTAGATGAGCAATACAGACAAATCGTAGCAACTAGATTACTAGAACATGATATGTTTAGCGGTTATGGTATTCGTACGATGAGCAATAAAGCAAGTGGTTATTATCCACTAAGCTATCATAATGGCAGTGTGTGGCCACATGATAATGGCATGATCTTACTTGGATTACTGCGTAACCGTTATGCCGATGATGCCATGAAAGTAGTATCAGGGATAATCAAGGTTTCAACGCAATTCGATGGCTATCGTTTACCAGAGCTATTTTGTGGCTACGATCTCACAGAAACTGATAAGGTCATTCCATATCCAACAACATGCTCTCCACAAGCTTGGGCAGGGGCAACAGCATTTGTTATGCTGCAGGCGATGCTTGGATTAATACCAAACGTACTAGCAGGTAAAATCTTTATTTCACCTTGTTTGCCAGTAGAGTTGGAGTATTTAACGGTTCATAACCTATGCATTGGTAGAGGTACATTAAGTTTCACCTTGAAACGTGATACTAATCTTGCTGCTAAAATAAATATAGAAATAATTTCCAATACAACAGAGTTAGAGATTGAAATTCAATCCTGA
- a CDS encoding sugar ABC transporter permease — translation MNKKMDRVWYAIFTMPLFLIFLTIVIIPFIIGIIYSFITWNGIPANPKVFVGFDNYVAIFQDERFITSAWNTLKFTVLALISINVFGLVFSLIVTAGFKASNLARTLFFMPNLIGGLILGYIWKFLFTDGFKQIGNLTGLDSIFFNWLINPNFALYALVIVFTWQMAGYTMIIYIAGIQGIPDEVMEAAKVDGANLWTRLTKIVFPLLMPSFTICLFLSLSGAFKIYDVNLSLTGGGPIHSTELFAMNIFNEIFGYGNYGLGQAKAIIFFLVVALVTLTQVIITKKKEVQM, via the coding sequence ATGAATAAAAAAATGGATAGAGTTTGGTATGCAATATTTACGATGCCCTTGTTCCTTATCTTCCTTACTATAGTAATCATTCCGTTCATTATCGGAATAATATATTCATTTATTACTTGGAATGGTATACCTGCCAATCCTAAAGTTTTTGTTGGTTTTGATAACTATGTAGCTATTTTTCAAGATGAGCGTTTTATTACTTCTGCTTGGAACACATTAAAATTTACAGTTTTAGCTTTAATATCGATTAATGTTTTTGGTTTAGTATTCTCACTCATTGTAACTGCAGGGTTTAAAGCAAGTAACTTAGCACGTACATTATTCTTTATGCCAAACCTTATTGGCGGACTTATTCTAGGATATATATGGAAATTTCTTTTTACAGATGGTTTCAAACAAATTGGTAATCTTACTGGACTAGATTCAATTTTCTTTAACTGGTTAATTAATCCGAACTTTGCATTATACGCTCTAGTCATTGTTTTCACATGGCAAATGGCAGGGTATACGATGATCATATATATTGCGGGTATTCAAGGAATTCCAGATGAAGTTATGGAAGCTGCAAAGGTAGATGGCGCTAATTTATGGACGCGCTTAACGAAAATAGTATTCCCACTATTGATGCCTTCATTTACTATTTGCTTATTTTTATCACTTTCGGGTGCATTCAAAATATACGATGTGAACTTATCACTTACTGGGGGTGGACCAATCCATTCTACAGAATTATTTGCGATGAATATTTTCAATGAGATATTCGGATACGGTAATTATGGTCTTGGTCAAGCTAAAGCGATCATCTTCTTCTTAGTTGTCGCATTGGTTACTTTGACGCAAGTTATTATTACGAAGAAGAAAGAGGTGCAAATGTAA
- a CDS encoding iron-siderophore ABC transporter substrate-binding protein: protein MKKRMSLVLFVMLSVVMVLSACGNAGNGATEPANSGTQTEQSTNQNGGNSTEQTSEEPTKREITHALGTTTIEGKPQRIVTLFQGATDTLVQFDITPVGVVESWAQQPMYDYLKDDLQDVTYVGLETQPNLEEISALKPDLIIATQVRHEEIYEQLTQIAPTVVTSILYDFRETANIIGQSIGDEDTAKTLIADWDTRVADFKSKVSGVEGWPLSASVVNFRDDHARIYVTGFAGSILTELGFNGPKDLTGDDHEIVRLMDKESIPNMNADVTFEFFEDTEIIKKTHAEWTSHPLYQNLDSAKNNQVYKVDDITWNFAGGLKSAHLMLDSLYTHFGFEQ, encoded by the coding sequence TTGAAAAAGAGAATGTCACTTGTTTTATTTGTAATGCTATCAGTAGTTATGGTTTTGTCAGCTTGTGGTAACGCTGGAAATGGAGCAACTGAACCAGCGAATTCCGGCACTCAAACTGAGCAATCTACTAACCAAAATGGTGGGAATTCTACAGAACAGACTTCTGAAGAGCCTACTAAGAGAGAAATAACTCACGCTCTAGGAACAACAACTATCGAAGGAAAGCCTCAACGTATTGTAACTTTATTCCAAGGTGCAACAGATACATTAGTGCAGTTTGATATAACTCCTGTGGGAGTAGTAGAATCATGGGCACAACAACCGATGTATGATTATCTAAAAGATGATCTGCAGGATGTAACTTATGTTGGACTTGAAACACAGCCTAACCTAGAAGAAATTTCTGCATTAAAACCTGACTTAATTATTGCTACACAAGTACGTCATGAGGAAATTTATGAGCAACTTACTCAAATTGCACCAACTGTAGTAACTTCTATTCTTTATGACTTCCGTGAAACAGCTAATATTATTGGTCAATCAATTGGTGATGAAGATACAGCAAAAACATTAATCGCAGATTGGGATACACGAGTTGCTGACTTTAAGTCAAAAGTGTCTGGTGTGGAAGGATGGCCATTAAGTGCTTCTGTAGTAAACTTCCGTGACGATCATGCTCGAATTTATGTTACAGGTTTTGCGGGTTCTATTCTAACAGAGCTTGGCTTCAACGGTCCGAAGGATTTAACTGGAGATGATCACGAAATTGTACGTCTAATGGACAAAGAAAGTATTCCTAATATGAACGCAGATGTTACATTTGAATTTTTCGAAGATACTGAAATCATTAAGAAAACTCATGCTGAGTGGACAAGTCACCCGCTTTATCAAAACCTAGATTCTGCTAAAAATAATCAGGTGTATAAAGTAGATGATATCACTTGGAACTTTGCTGGTGGATTAAAATCAGCTCATCTAATGCTAGATAGTCTTTACACTCATTTTGGATTTGAACAGTAG
- the pgmB gene encoding beta-phosphoglucomutase, translated as MVQTVRAVIFDLDGVITDTAEHHYLAWKAIADELGLPFTREFNEKLKGVSRMESLRLLLSLSKEPLSFTDEELDNLATRKNEIYKQLILEIKPEDVLPGIPELLIELKQNGIKTAIASASKNAFTVIDNLQMNDQFDVIVDAATIINSKPDPEVFLRAAQLLEVEPIQCVGVEDAVAGVEAIKSAHMAAIAIGPAESFPHADLVLSSTKSLELQQVINAQKLKSK; from the coding sequence ATGGTTCAAACTGTGAGAGCGGTTATTTTTGATTTGGATGGTGTAATTACTGATACAGCAGAACATCATTATCTTGCTTGGAAAGCTATCGCAGACGAGTTAGGCTTACCTTTTACAAGAGAATTTAATGAAAAGCTTAAAGGTGTTTCGCGTATGGAATCACTTCGTTTACTATTAAGCTTATCAAAAGAACCTCTAAGTTTTACAGATGAGGAGCTTGATAATCTAGCCACTCGTAAAAATGAAATTTATAAACAATTGATCTTGGAAATTAAGCCGGAGGATGTATTGCCTGGTATTCCTGAACTACTAATTGAGCTCAAACAAAATGGAATAAAAACAGCGATAGCTTCTGCTAGCAAAAATGCATTCACAGTCATTGATAATTTACAAATGAATGATCAATTTGATGTGATTGTTGATGCAGCAACTATTATTAATTCTAAACCAGATCCTGAAGTGTTTTTGAGAGCTGCACAATTGCTTGAAGTAGAACCAATACAATGTGTGGGAGTAGAGGATGCAGTTGCAGGGGTAGAAGCTATTAAATCGGCTCATATGGCTGCTATTGCAATTGGTCCAGCTGAGTCATTCCCACATGCTGATCTCGTATTATCTTCGACTAAGTCATTAGAATTGCAGCAAGTAATAAATGCACAAAAATTAAAATCGAAATAA
- a CDS encoding family 65 glycosyl hydrolase — MTWNIQNTSLEQDELLINESIFALGNGYLGVRGNFEEGYASEMNSIRGTYINAFHDVITIPYGEKLHAFPSTQQKLVNGIDGQSVNILIGDQQETFSLFSGKVLDFDRQLKFDDGYAIRSIHWVSPLGQELKITFKRLVSFYVRELFAIDIQITPISVKGKITITSSINGNVENYTAVNDPRVASGHAKLLHTVATGSDQQLDYIVNETSASQLKMSCSTAYTHSTALTSEHTAYEQSVTYKADFDSSNDISFTKWNVYTDTLRHGAEPHAVGKNIMSEVMSTTFEQQLQHQRDYMDDFWKRSDIVISNDDRLQEGIRFNVYQLLQSAGQDEYSNIAAKGLTGEGYEGHYFWDTEIYMFPVFLMTQPQIAKRLLIYRHHILDFARERAKEMGHRKGALYPWRTISGSECSSFFPSGTAQYHISADVAYSYSQYYMATEDNDFLWKYGAEVLIETARLWIEVGHYYNGKFHIDEVTGPDEYTCCVDNNYYTNAMAKSNLYWAAKSCKILSTLDSEQFATLAQQLDVSEQEIAAWDAAAEAMLLLHDEQLNINPQDDTFLRKQVWNFEETPEDKYPLLLHYHPLTIYRYQVCKQADTVLAHFLLEDDQSMETIRSSYDYYEKITTHDSSLSSCIFSIMASKVGYANKAYDYFSETARLDLDNTHGNTKDGLHLANMGGTWMAIVFGFAGVRIKETHLALAPMIPAGWEQYQFKIQYKGRTIDVHITSSHVQLNVIDGQALQLRLYDQDISLEPNVSYRGSLKSGL, encoded by the coding sequence ATGACTTGGAACATTCAAAATACAAGTCTCGAGCAAGATGAATTATTGATTAATGAAAGTATTTTCGCTCTTGGTAACGGATATCTAGGGGTACGTGGTAACTTCGAGGAAGGTTACGCTTCGGAAATGAACAGTATTCGAGGAACGTATATCAATGCATTCCATGATGTCATTACAATCCCTTATGGGGAAAAATTACACGCTTTTCCAAGCACACAACAAAAATTAGTGAATGGTATAGATGGTCAAAGTGTGAATATTTTGATTGGTGACCAGCAAGAGACATTTAGCTTATTTAGCGGAAAAGTATTAGATTTTGACCGTCAACTTAAGTTTGATGATGGATATGCTATTCGTTCTATTCATTGGGTTTCACCATTGGGACAAGAATTGAAAATTACCTTTAAGCGCCTAGTATCATTTTATGTACGTGAGTTATTTGCTATTGATATCCAAATTACACCTATTTCTGTTAAAGGTAAAATTACGATCACTTCAAGTATTAATGGAAACGTAGAAAATTATACGGCAGTTAATGATCCGCGCGTTGCATCTGGACATGCCAAGTTGTTACATACGGTAGCAACAGGCAGTGACCAACAATTGGACTATATCGTTAATGAAACTTCAGCTTCTCAGTTGAAAATGAGTTGTTCTACTGCATATACACATTCAACTGCACTTACATCCGAGCATACTGCTTATGAACAAAGCGTTACTTATAAGGCTGATTTTGACTCTAGTAACGATATTTCTTTTACAAAGTGGAATGTTTATACGGATACGTTGCGACATGGAGCAGAGCCACATGCGGTTGGTAAAAATATTATGTCAGAAGTGATGAGCACAACTTTTGAGCAGCAGCTTCAACATCAACGTGATTATATGGATGATTTCTGGAAAAGATCTGATATTGTTATTAGCAATGACGATCGATTACAAGAAGGTATCCGATTTAATGTTTATCAATTACTACAATCTGCAGGACAAGATGAATACAGTAACATTGCTGCAAAAGGATTAACAGGTGAAGGTTATGAGGGGCACTATTTCTGGGATACGGAAATCTATATGTTCCCTGTATTTTTAATGACGCAGCCTCAAATTGCTAAGCGGCTATTAATTTATCGACATCATATTTTGGATTTTGCTAGAGAACGAGCGAAAGAAATGGGCCATCGTAAGGGTGCGCTCTATCCATGGCGGACAATTTCAGGTTCGGAATGTTCTTCTTTCTTCCCTTCTGGAACGGCTCAATATCATATTAGCGCAGACGTTGCCTATAGCTACTCTCAATATTATATGGCAACTGAAGATAATGATTTCTTATGGAAGTACGGAGCAGAAGTATTAATTGAGACAGCTCGTCTTTGGATTGAAGTCGGTCACTATTATAATGGGAAGTTTCATATTGATGAAGTAACTGGACCAGATGAATATACATGTTGTGTTGATAATAACTATTACACAAATGCTATGGCAAAAAGTAATTTATATTGGGCAGCAAAGAGTTGTAAGATTTTATCAACGCTAGATTCCGAGCAATTTGCTACATTAGCACAGCAATTAGATGTGTCTGAACAAGAAATTGCTGCATGGGATGCAGCTGCTGAAGCGATGTTGTTACTTCATGATGAACAATTAAACATCAACCCGCAGGATGACACGTTCTTACGTAAACAAGTGTGGAATTTCGAAGAAACACCTGAAGATAAATACCCATTATTACTACATTATCATCCATTAACGATCTATCGTTATCAAGTATGCAAACAAGCGGATACCGTTCTAGCTCATTTCCTGCTGGAAGATGATCAAAGTATGGAAACGATTCGTAGCTCTTATGATTATTATGAGAAGATAACCACTCATGATTCATCGCTATCCTCTTGTATTTTTAGCATCATGGCATCTAAAGTAGGCTATGCGAATAAAGCATATGATTATTTCTCTGAAACAGCTCGTCTTGATCTAGATAATACACATGGAAATACTAAAGATGGTTTGCATTTGGCTAATATGGGCGGTACGTGGATGGCTATTGTATTTGGCTTTGCAGGCGTACGTATTAAAGAAACGCATTTAGCGCTTGCTCCTATGATTCCTGCAGGCTGGGAACAATACCAATTCAAAATTCAGTACAAAGGAAGAACGATTGATGTTCATATTACTTCCTCTCATGTACAACTAAATGTTATAGATGGCCAAGCATTGCAACTTCGATTGTATGATCAAGACATTTCATTAGAGCCCAATGTTTCTTACAGAGGTAGTTTAAAAAGCGGACTTTGA
- a CDS encoding ABC transporter substrate-binding protein gives MKRTKKLIGIISMMVLVLALAACGNNSSNKSGSDKNGGTGTEKLAKISLFQSKVEIAEALEDLADKYKAETGNEVEVWGSAGDSYITQLQTKLAASEGPTIFSVQPGAEADKFASYYYDMSNEEYVKYISPNMALESDSKVVGVPTGVEGFGLVYNKALVDPSTITDVASLTAALEQFKADGVNGLSLSQEAYFLIGHIINTPFALQTDPVAYIEQLNKGEVKMSDTAEFQEFAQVMKVIRDNSINPMEVTYDVQMGDFASGKTAIVHQGNWSYSMLADYDDIEAGMMALPISGNKKIAVDIPAAWVINNTASAEQIAAANAFINWLYTSETGKNTIVNEFGFIPAVTTIEATGLDPLSQEVFEATQSGETIPWALNYFPQGIIINDLAPATSEFFLDNSMTPEQYLEKLDNVWAKATK, from the coding sequence ATGAAAAGAACGAAGAAATTAATCGGTATCATTTCTATGATGGTTTTAGTACTTGCTTTAGCTGCTTGTGGAAATAACTCAAGTAATAAATCGGGTTCGGACAAGAACGGTGGTACTGGCACTGAGAAGTTAGCAAAAATTTCATTATTCCAAAGTAAAGTTGAAATTGCTGAAGCGCTTGAAGATCTTGCTGATAAATATAAAGCGGAGACTGGTAACGAAGTTGAGGTTTGGGGTTCAGCAGGTGATTCCTATATAACACAACTTCAAACCAAGCTAGCTGCTAGCGAGGGTCCAACTATCTTCTCTGTTCAACCAGGTGCAGAAGCAGATAAATTCGCATCTTATTACTATGACATGAGCAATGAAGAATATGTTAAGTATATTTCTCCAAATATGGCACTTGAAAGCGATAGTAAAGTGGTTGGAGTTCCTACTGGAGTTGAAGGTTTTGGTCTAGTTTATAACAAAGCTTTAGTAGATCCTTCTACAATTACGGATGTAGCTTCACTGACTGCTGCACTAGAGCAGTTCAAAGCTGATGGAGTTAATGGATTAAGCTTATCTCAAGAAGCATATTTCTTAATTGGTCATATCATTAATACACCTTTTGCTTTGCAGACTGATCCTGTTGCTTACATTGAGCAATTGAATAAAGGTGAAGTGAAAATGTCTGATACTGCAGAATTCCAAGAATTCGCTCAAGTAATGAAGGTGATTCGTGATAATTCTATTAACCCAATGGAAGTAACATATGATGTGCAAATGGGAGACTTTGCTTCAGGAAAAACAGCAATCGTACACCAAGGAAACTGGAGCTACAGTATGTTAGCTGATTATGATGATATTGAAGCAGGAATGATGGCTTTACCTATATCTGGAAACAAAAAAATTGCAGTTGATATCCCAGCAGCTTGGGTAATTAATAACACAGCTTCTGCTGAACAAATTGCAGCCGCAAATGCATTTATTAATTGGTTGTATACAAGTGAAACAGGTAAAAACACAATTGTTAACGAATTTGGTTTCATTCCAGCTGTAACGACAATTGAAGCGACTGGTCTTGATCCATTGTCTCAAGAAGTATTTGAAGCAACACAATCTGGCGAAACAATTCCTTGGGCACTTAATTATTTCCCACAAGGTATTATTATCAATGATTTGGCACCAGCGACTTCTGAATTCTTCTTGGATAACAGCATGACTCCGGAACAATACCTTGAAAAATTAGATAATGTTTGGGCAAAAGCTACAAAATAA
- a CDS encoding carbohydrate ABC transporter permease — protein sequence MKATGRTITSILIVILALLFLSPIYIMLVNSFKTRSELYENALALPSSFSFEYYQKAMEKMNFLHVFFNSAYVTIVTVICVVVLASMTAWMLVRKDNLMSKIIFYSFVATMLIPFQTLMMPLMQVMDWIRTNLHIPMLNTHGGLIFMNIGFHAGIAVFLYHGFMKSIPIALEEAATLDGCSKFGLFWRIVFPLLKTITVTVAILDIIATWNDYLLPSLVLSDKGLRTIQLSTFYFFGEFTIVWNQAMAGLTLTIIPIVIFYAFAQKYIIKGVAAGAVK from the coding sequence ATGAAAGCAACAGGTAGAACTATTACTTCAATTCTTATCGTTATACTTGCCTTACTCTTCTTATCACCCATTTATATTATGCTGGTCAACTCTTTCAAAACTCGCTCGGAATTATATGAAAATGCACTTGCATTACCATCTAGCTTTAGTTTTGAATATTACCAAAAAGCAATGGAAAAAATGAATTTTTTACATGTGTTTTTTAATTCTGCGTATGTGACTATCGTTACGGTTATCTGCGTTGTTGTGCTGGCATCGATGACAGCTTGGATGTTAGTTAGAAAAGACAACCTAATGAGTAAAATTATCTTTTATTCTTTTGTAGCTACGATGCTTATTCCATTTCAAACACTAATGATGCCGCTTATGCAAGTAATGGACTGGATCCGTACTAATCTGCATATCCCTATGCTAAATACTCATGGTGGTCTGATCTTTATGAACATCGGATTTCATGCTGGAATTGCAGTATTCCTTTACCACGGATTTATGAAGTCTATTCCGATTGCACTTGAGGAAGCTGCTACTCTTGATGGCTGTAGTAAATTTGGTCTGTTCTGGAGAATTGTTTTCCCATTACTGAAAACAATTACTGTGACAGTAGCAATATTAGATATTATCGCTACTTGGAATGACTACTTGCTGCCTTCACTTGTGCTCTCTGATAAAGGGCTACGTACCATTCAATTATCGACATTCTACTTCTTCGGTGAATTTACGATCGTATGGAACCAAGCAATGGCAGGTTTAACGTTAACGATTATTCCAATCGTAATTTTCTACGCTTTCGCTCAAAAATATATTATTAAAGGTGTTGCAGCAGGCGCTGTTAAATAA